From the Gammaproteobacteria bacterium genome, the window GGCACGCACCGCCTACCTGAGCGTGCTCACCGGCATCTCCCAGGTGCAGGCCTTGCGCCAGTCGGTGAAATCCAACCAGACCTCGTTGCAGGCCACGGAAACCGGCCTGCGCGTCGGTACCCAGACCATCGTGAACGTGCTGTTGGCCGTGCAGAATCTGGCCACCGCGCAGACCAGCTTTGCCCAGAGCCGCGACAACTATCTGATGAGCGTGCTGACACTCAAGCAGGCGGCCGGCATCCTCACGCCCAAGGACCTGCAACAGCTCAATGCGCTGCTCGTAGTACCCGCGCCCACCCCGGACCTGAATAGCATGGATGTGCCCCCCGAGGCAGCGACTTCGGTGCCGCCGCTGGGTGGCGGCGGCTGACCGGAGCCCGGGTCCGGCAAGCCTGACACACGCTGCGCCCGGTCACGACCGGGCGAGTTGTTCTTCCACCAATTTCATGGTGCGGGCGAGCGTGCCGCGGTTGGCATTCACGCTTTGTTGCGCCGCCTGCCCGATATGCTTGCGCGTGACCGGGTTGGCCGCCAGCCACAGGAACGCCTGAGCGAGCGCGGGCGCATCGGGCACGACGATCAACCCTCCGGCAGCGCGCAAGAGTTCCGCGATGTCCGTCACATTGTCGAGATGCGGACCGGCCAGGACGGGCAGACCGAGAGCCGCCGGCTCCAATAGATTGTGGCCGCCCACCGGCACCAAGCTGCCGCCTACATAGGCGACATCCGCCGCCGCGTAAAACCGCAGCAGCTCCCCGAGCGTATCCAGCACCAGCACCTGACCAGCCTTGAGCGGCGCCGCGCCCGCGCTGCGCCGGTGGACAACCAGACCTGTCGCCTTGACCAACTCGGCCACCAAGGCCCCGCGCTCGGGATGGCGCGGCGCCAACACCAGCGTGCAATCCGGTTGTTTGGCGAGCAGCGTCTGAAAGGCCTGCAGCAACAGCGGCTCCTCCTGTTCGCGCGTGCTGCCCGCTACAATCACGGTGGCGGCCGGGAACAGCCCGGCGCGCAGTGCCTGACCTTCGCCCATCAGCGTGTCGGGAAATTGCAGATCAAACTTCAGATTGCCGCCCACGCACAGACGTTCGGGAACCGCACCGAGCTGGCGAAAACCCTCGGCGTCGCCCTCGGTCTGCGTCGCGATCATCGCCACCTGGCGTGTGGCGCGGCGCATGAGCCGGCGAAAACGCCGGTAGCGATCCAGCGCCCGCGGCGACAGGCGTGCGCTCACCATGAGCAGCGGCACGCCGCGGCGCGTGCAGGCCGCGAACAGGTTCGGCCAGATTTCGGTTTCCATGATGATGCCGAGTGTCGGGCGGATGCACTTGAGCCAGCGGTTCACGCAAAACGGCAGGTCGTAAGGCAGCAGCGCGATCAGCGCGCGCCCGCCGAACAACGCCTGCGCCTGGTCACGGCCGGCGGCGCTGAAACTCGTGATCAGCAACGCGTGCTGCGGATAACGCTGGTGCAGAGATTTCACCAGCGGTGCGGCTGCACGGATCTCACCCACCGACGCACCGTGTACCCAGATGAGCGGGTTGCCGGACAACTGCGGCGAGCTGCCGAGGCGTTCACCGAGTTTGTCGGCATGTCCGGTCTGGCGTAGGCTGCGCCACATGAGCCAGCCCAATGCGAACGGCAGGAGCAACAGCAGGGTCAGCGAGT encodes:
- the waaA gene encoding lipid IV(A) 3-deoxy-D-manno-octulosonic acid transferase gives rise to the protein MRLLYSLTLLLLLPFALGWLMWRSLRQTGHADKLGERLGSSPQLSGNPLIWVHGASVGEIRAAAPLVKSLHQRYPQHALLITSFSAAGRDQAQALFGGRALIALLPYDLPFCVNRWLKCIRPTLGIIMETEIWPNLFAACTRRGVPLLMVSARLSPRALDRYRRFRRLMRRATRQVAMIATQTEGDAEGFRQLGAVPERLCVGGNLKFDLQFPDTLMGEGQALRAGLFPAATVIVAGSTREQEEPLLLQAFQTLLAKQPDCTLVLAPRHPERGALVAELVKATGLVVHRRSAGAAPLKAGQVLVLDTLGELLRFYAAADVAYVGGSLVPVGGHNLLEPAALGLPVLAGPHLDNVTDIAELLRAAGGLIVVPDAPALAQAFLWLAANPVTRKHIGQAAQQSVNANRGTLARTMKLVEEQLARS